The DNA segment GATGACACGAATCTGCATCGCCGCCGGCGCTTGGCTATTGGCTCGTCCGCCCGAGACGCCGGAATTGCCTAGTGTCGGTCCGGGAACAGCCGCTTGCTCGAAGACGCGGTTGAGATCGTCCTGGCCGTTGTCGAATGGCGGATTGCTTTGGCGGCGGTTGTAAGGTCTTACCGGCATCATTGGCTCCATGGAAGGTTGACTGGCATCACCAATGTTGCCAGCCACTGTCGGTGTGGAGGCTTTGTTCTTCAGCGACTCGACTTCACCGGTGACGGCTTGCAGTTTGGCTTCATAGGCCTCGCGTTCCGCGCTGGTCCATTGTTTGAAACGGATTTCGTCGGATTGCTGCTCGCGCCTTTGTTGTTCTTCGATGGCAGCCAATCGGCGGGCTTGTTCGTCGTTCTTCTGCAACAGATCGCGCAACTGCGCGGAAATGCCGTCGATGCCCAACGAGCGTGGATCGCTATCGGTCAAGATGTGTTGGATGGTGGCCTGTTTGCTCAGCGGTTTGCTGACTTCCGGGGTTACGGTGGCCAGCGCGATGATAACGGCTAACACCACGGTACCGATGCTGCCGACGGCCAGATTGCGTTTGGCTGCCGGACTCAAGCGTGTCCACCAGGTATCGACGCTGGCCATCAGGGTTGGCCTCCGCCCAGTAATGAAGGACGCAAACTGTTTGACGCTTCAGGCGCTTGTCGGACCACGACATACAACTCGGTGGCTTCCTGGGGTTTCAACACCACGTTGGGCCAGACCGACACAGCGAGCACGTCCTGTTGGGTGGTCGCGCAACTGCGTTCGTCGAACTCGAGCATGTCGCTGCCGGTATTTTTGGCAAGCCCCACCAAAATCAATCGATCCTGGCCTTCCAGAACTTGACCGGTTTTAATCTGCACGCGGTTTTGCAGGCAGCGAATTTGTTCTTGGGGCTTGGGTTCGCGTAGCGAATAACCGGCTGGGGTCTTTTGCAAACCCAAATCCCGAAACAGCGCTTTCAGTTGGATGATGTAGACTTGTTCCTGTTGCCTCGAGGTTCGACTCGTGGCATCGGCGCGTTGCCATTGATTCAGCAGTTGGTAGCTGTCCTTATCCAGATCGAGATGGATTTCCCGGGCCGGAATCCGTTTGGGGATCAGGGTCAGCGACAAGGCGATGTCCTGGTTGTCGCCTGGCGTGATGTATAAGGTCACCGGCGTTTCGTCCGCCGTGGCGACATAAACGATTTTGCCTTTGGTACTGGTAGTCGCTTGACTGGTGGTCGTGACTACCGGATGTTCGAACGGTGTCACCAGACGATTCAAGTGGCCGACGGCAATCGGCATCAGTTCGTTGATGCCGGGTTTGACGGCAATGTGCTGCGGTCCGATGGACGTGACTGACGCTGAGTTTGAGGCTGTCGCTTGCTGTTTGGCCGCTTTCAAGATGCTGGCATCGACCGGCGGTAACTCAATACCAAAATCGGGCTGCGATGGGAAAACCGGCTGTGATGGCGATGCGGGTGACTCTTCGGCCACGGTGGTGACCGGTGGTAACACCGTCACCGGTAAATCATCGCCGGCCCAACTGCCCTGGGTAAAGGTCGCAAGTAGCCAAGGAAAAAAGAGTCGTTTCATGGTTGAGCCTCATGCGGTTGGCCTTGAGTGGCTTTCAATCGTGCCAGGGTTCTGGGGGAATCGGGATAAACGTCGATGTATTCCAGTCGGGGCCGATAGTTTTTGATGGCGATGATGAATTCGTAGGTACGCGGCTTCACGTCCGGTTTGGAACTGGGACCTTGGCTTTTGAGTTCACCGCTGACAAAAACCTTATTGGTCTCTGCTTCGTAATCGACATGACGCGGGGTAAAACTGATCGCGACCCGGTCCATTTTGATGGCCTTGATTTGATCGCTCATGGCATCCAGGACACTGCGATAAATATCCGGCGCCAATAACGGCTCGACGGCGGTTTTAAGAAAGTCGGCATTGGCCGGGGTGGTGTTGCCGAGGAGCTCGGCCAGGAATAAGCCCCAGGACTCTTTGAACTCGCTGGATGCCTGGCTGCGGGTGACTTCGACTTCCTGGGTGAGGGTAGGGGGCACCAGGATGATGCTGCGCTCGGTGCGCCAAGCGGCCAGCGAAGTAATCACGCACACGACGAGTAAGCCAATGATGATGACGCGACTAAACCGATTCTCGGCCTCGTGCCCGTCCCAGGTCTGCAGAAACTCCGACCATCTCATGGCAGGAACCGACGGATGTAGGGATTGGGGATGGTCTGCGCGCGACTGGGCAAAAGACCCAGCCAATACAACGCATGCAAGGTGTAGCCGTCAGGCCGGTTATCGCGGAAACGCCGGTAGAACTTGACCGCGATTAAACCAAGCGCCAAACCGGGAATGAACTGATCGATCAACATGCCGGTTAGCATGCTGACCATGAAGGGCACGATCTCGTCGGCACTCCACAACAGAATGTGGATCGGATCGTCGATCGATTGGGGGATGGCAACGGGTTCCATAATGACCTCCGGTTGGGATGGTCATTATTGTGAAGAGGATTTTCGGCAGGTCGTTTGCGAAAACTCGCTATTTATCGCGCTTTCGCGAGTTGGGCTGTAAAAGATTGAAATTAATCTTCGCTTTGAGCTATCCGCAGCGACCCTAAGATAGTTCCTGCCAATGCGATGCTGAAATCATTGGATAGCTGGAGGCTAGTCCTTAATCAAGGGGAATCGGTCTCTGGAAAGGGACACGCGTTCACGTAAATCCAGTCCTGGTTTGAAGTGAGTGGCGTGCCGTATGGGCAAACTCACTTGTTCGCCTGTCTTGGGGTTGCGTCCCATCCGGGCGGCTCGTTGAATCACCGAGAACCTACCGAAACCACGAATTTCAATACGCTGGCCATGTGCCAAATGATGGGTCATCACATCGATGGTGATGTTGATCGCCATTTCGACGTCGCGTTGCTGTAAATGGGGCAATTTAAGGCTGATGCGTTCGATGAGCTGGGATTTAGTCATTATCGGGTATGCATGAAAGGAATCATTTGTGGCAGTGGGGCGGGTAGGCGCTAGCCATCACAGCGTCGGTAGTGTCTTTCCGCCTTGTTCGATGATCATGGCTTGTTTGAGTAAGTCGCTTGCGGTGGGATATTTATCATAAAGGCTGCCAATGCCACGATAGTAAGCCATCGTATCAAACGGCTCTGAGGCTTGTTTGCGGATCAACTCAGCCAATCTTGACCTGAAATCCGGTGAGACGGTCACCATGCGCAAACCTTTGACAATTTTGGTATTCGGATCCACCAAGACCAGATTAAAGAGCAAGTAAGCATCACCCTCATCGATGGTCTCATCGCCGGCAAGATGAATGGTAAACGCCAAGTCCGACCAATCCAGAAAGCCCTCGATTTTAAACAAAAAGAACAGATGGTTTTGTTCGGCAAATAACGCGAACGAGGCGGCGCCATTGAGAAAGGCTTGGATTTCGCCCGGCGAAACTGAAAAATTAAAAGTCAATAATGGCGCGCCATTAGCCAGAATGATGCTCATGCCTTCTTCCGGCATGTCATGATCGAAGCGCTCGCCCACGCATAATTTTATAAAGTCCATAGATGCTGTTTGGATTAATCGTCCTGGTAGATGTTCTGTCCGCCAACCCAGTATAACGGACTGGATACCGTTCGAACTCGTCTTCTATCCTGGGTGACACCGTGAAGCGAAAAAACGAGGCGGCTTTGTATGTTACCCGATGCATGGCACTATTTTGGCGACATAAAAGCCGGTAATATCGCGGTAAAACCGTTAACGGGGACGTCGGCAATGGACTACACAGCAATTCTTGAAGCGCTCAATAAAGCATCACTGTTTGATTTACATCGATTACAGTCTGCCATTTATCAGGAACTCATCAATCCGGTTCGGGTAGAGCAGATAAAAGCCCAATTGAAAGTCGGCCAATCGATTAGCTATTTCGACCCGCAAGCCAACGGCTTGATCGATGCGGTGATCTTGAAGATTCAAAAGACCCGTTGCTTGGTGAGAAACGTCAAAGACCAGAAAAACTGGAATATCCCATTTTATTACCTCAATCTGGATGACGTTGATACGGCGATTCAACCCAAACCGCATACCACCGGGATTCCCAAAAGTGCATTGCAAGTCGGTACGCAGGTGGGATTCAAGGGCCGGGACAACCATGAATTGTTCGGCGAAGTCATTAGGCTGAACCCCAAAACGGCCACTGTCAAGATCAGTGAGCAGCATACTTGGCTGGTGCCTTATTCACGTTTGTTTCCTGTCATCGATGGCACGTCCTATGACGCGAACCCCACGCAAGCGTCGCTGTTTATCGAACATGACAAGAGTTAGTAACCCATGATGTCACAGGCTGCGCCAGCGCATGCGGACAATCCCGTCGAAAAACTGCACGGTTCCATCGAACGCGTGACGTTTCATAGCGAGGCCTCGGGATTTTGCGTGTTGCGGGTCAAAGTCAAAGGCTATCGGGAACTGATTACCGTGATCGGTTCGGCTGCTAGTGTCACAGCGGGTGAATACATCGAATGCCTGGGTTGTTGGGTGAACGATCGCCAACATGGCCAGCAATTCAAGACCATTTCCTTGAAAATCGTGCCGCCGACCACGTTGGACGGTATCGAAAAATACCTGGGTTCCGGCATGGTCAAAGGTATCGGTCCCCATTTCGCCAAAAAACTGGTCAAAGCCTTCGGTGAGCAGGTGTTCGATGTGATCGAGCAGACACCAGAACGCCTGCTGGAATTGCCGGGTATCGGTAAGAAACGCCAGGAGCGGGTGACCAGCGCCTGGGCGGAACAGAAAGTGATTCGGGAAATCATGGTCTTTCTGCAATCGCATGGTGTCGGCACCTCGCGTTCGATGCGCATTTACAAAACCTACGGCGACCAATCCATCGAGAAAGTGCGCGAAAATCCCTATCGTCTGGCACTGGATATCCACGGTGTCGGTTTTAAAACCGCCGATACTTTGGCACAGAAGCTGGGTATCGGCCCGCAATCTCTATTGCGTGCCCAAGCGGGTGTCCGACATGTATTGCAAGAATGGTCCGGCGAAGGCCACTGTGCCGCGATTCGCAGCAAGCTGTGCGAAATGGCGGCGAAATTATTGGAAATTCCATTATCGATTATCGACCAAGCCATCGCCGCTGAATTGACCGAAGGCAATTTGATTCCCGAAATCGACGGTAGTGACGAATTCATTTTTCTGACGCCCTTGCACCGTGCTGAAATCGGTTGTGCCGCCCACCTGAATCGATTGAATCAAGGCGATGCACCGTGGGGTGTGATTGATGCGGATAAAGCCATACCCTGGGTGGAAGAGCAAACCGGCATGACCTTATCGCAGTCGCAAGCGGCTGCCGTACGATTGGTACTCCAGCATAAAGTCTCGGTGATCACTGGCGGCCCCGGTGTCGGTAAAACCACCCTGGTCAACAGTCTGCTCAAGATTCTCAAAGCCAAACGAGTTCGAATCGGTTTGTGCGCGCCGACGGGGCGAGCGGCAAAACGCTTAGCGGAATCGACCGGCATGGAAGCGAAAACGGTGCATCGCTTACTGGAGTTCGATCCAACGCAGTTCGCGTTCAAGCATAACGACGAAAACCCGCTAGACCTCGATTGCCTGGTGATCGATGAGTCGTCGATGATGGACGTGGTGTTGATGAATCAGCTGTTAAAAGCCATACCGACGGAAGCTGCGGTCTTGATCGTCGGAGATGTCGATCAATTACCCTCGGTCGGTCCAGGATCGGTGTTGGCCGACATTATCGATTCCGGTCAAATTGCCACCGTGCGTCTGACCGAGATCTTCCGTCAGGCCAGTACCTCCAAAATCATTACCAATGCGCACCGGATTAACCAAGGGCAAATGCCTTTGGTGGATAAGACTGAAGGCATCAGCGATTTTTATTGCCTCTACGCCGAAACACCTGAGGAGATTTTCGCTAAATTGATGCAGGTCGTGCTTGAGCGGATTCCGCAGCGATTCCACTTTCATCCGGTCAATGACGTGCAAATTTTGACGCCCATGAATCGGGGTGGCCTGGGCGCACGGTCGTTGAACATCGAATTGCAAGCACGGCTCAATGGGCACAGCGAACCGAAGATTACCCGTTTTGGTAATACCTATGCGCCTGGCGACAAGGTCATTCAGCGGATCAACAACTACGACAAGGAAGTCTTCAACGGCGACATTGGCGTCATCAAATCCATTGATCTTGAGGAAAGCCAGGTCAAGATCTTGTTCGACGATCGTGAAATCGACTACGAATTCAGCGATCTGGACGAAATTACGCTGGCTTATGCCACCAGCGTGCACAAATCGCAAGGCTCGGAATATCCGGTGGTGGTGATTCCGATGGCCATGCAGCACTTTATGCTGCTGGAACGCAATCTGCTATATACCGGCGTCACGCGTGGCAAAAAACTGGTCATCGTGATTGCTCAGCCCAAAGCGTTGGCAATGGCTGTGAAAAATCAGCAATCGCAGCGAAGGATCACTCACTTAGCGGCTAGGCTTAACGAAAATACGTGACTATTGTTGCTCTGCACTCGTTGAGATCGGGTCGGGCTGCATTCAGTGACGACTGGCCTCTTTCAGGAGTCGGATTTCAACGACAGCTTGCGGGCGATGAATTCGAAGATATGACGGTCGCGTCACGACCCAAAACGGCCTGTCGCGCTTCTCCAAACCGGCCAGTCAGTCAAACCCAGATTCTGCAAACTGGAGGGCTACAAAGCAGCCGTTGGTGACCTCACACAATCGGCCACTTTCCTGCCACTGAATACCCCAAAAATTATGGAAATTGAATGCCTGTTATCTGCACAAAACCTGACACCGACTTTGTACCCTTAATAAAGAATTGTGTTTTATGCAATACACAAATTAATTCAATAAATTATAAGTTTTTAAGCTGGGGATGATTTTGGTAAGGAACGAGAAGTTTGAGAATAGTTATCCTAATTAAGGTTGTAAGCCCTAACCCCTTTAAACGCCATAATCGGACTTTCGATTTAGTTTTGTCTAACTTGTCATTTTTTAAAAACCTATCCGCAGACTTTTCAATACTTCTGCCACTTCGGGTTTTGCGGCCGATGTGGGTGGGAATATAGCGCAGATTGTGCGACGAATTTCCGGATCTGACAGATAACGAACTCGAATCTTATCTGCATTTTTGGTGATGGTGAATTCCGGCATTAGCGCAACACCGATTCCGGCGCGTACCATACTCAGTATCCACTCTTCGCTATTACTTCTATAGGCAGCATATAGATCGACCTGTTGACCCTGACAAATACTCCTAAGTGTTTCCCGTAACTCACAGTTCAGGCGATCCAGGTAAGGCTCGGTTTGTATGGTCGCTAAATCAATTTGTTGCAGTTGATTGAAACGGTGTTTGTCGTTGAAGACGACGACATAGCGTTCTTCGTACAGCTTTAAAGACTGGTAATGCCCTGCCGGTAAGGATGTTGGTGCGCTGATAACTAAATCCAGGCCATCTTCATCAAGTTGATTCAATAGATTGCATTCACTGTCGACGACTAATTCCAGTTCTACATGTGGTCGTTCTTGCTGAAAGTCAGCGAAGAATGGACTTAAATGGTGTGCGGCAATTGTCGTCATCACTCCGATGCGAAGTGGCACAGTATTTAAGCGGCTGAAACGCACAGCCTCAGCTTTGACAGCTTGCGTCTTGCGCACTATGTCGCGAATAGAAGGTTCGATCAAACGTCCTAAAGCCGTCAATCGACATCCGCCGCGGTCTCGGCTAAATAGCTCACCGCCAAGTTCATCTTCCAATTTCTTAATTGCTTGCGTCAGGGAGGGTTGGGCCACATAGGTTGCTTGTGCAGCGCGAGTAAACGAACCTTTATCGCAGACGGCCAGAAAATAGCGTATTTGTTGCATTTCCACTGCTTGCCTCCTTTTTGAATAGGTAAAACCTATTATTCCATAGAAAAATGGTATTTTACAATTAACCTAACTCATTATTTAATATAAACACCCAATCACATAAATATTCAATATTCCTATGAAAACTGCAAAATTAATCGTAATGTACCCTACGCCAACAGATTTAAAAACTTTTGAACGCCGTTATGCTGATGAGCATGTGCCGATGGCTGTCGAAAAGCTGGTCGGCAAAACACGATTGGTCGCCTCATTGATTCTTTCCAATGCAGACAAATCTGCAGCGCAGTTTCATCGGATTGCCGAGGTTTATTTTCCATCACTCGCTGAATTAAAGGCTTGTCTGAATTCACCAGGCGGTCAAGAAACAGCTCAGCATGCCGTTGAGATTTCTAGCGGTGGTGAGCCGTTGTTTCTGATCTCCGAGGTGGAAACCTTTGATTTCTAAACCGACCATCGGATTTAACATAATCACAGAGGGAGCAAATCAATGTCTAACTCTATCAACAAACTAAAAAAGGTGGCTTATAAAAGCATTAGGTGGCTGAGTCTGCTGCCTGTTGTCTTTTTGGTCGGATTAATGCCGACTATTGTCCAAGCGCATCGCGGTGCGCCTGACGAGGCCGATGCTTGCGTTACGAGGGTTGGTTTTGAACGAGTCCATTTCACGGCCTATACCCCGACTCTGTCAGGGGATCGGGAATATTGCAGCATCATTCCCGAAATCGGCCCAACTAATTTGGTGTTCGACTACGAAGGTAAAAGTCTGCGCAATGTCAGCGTGGAATTCGAAATCACCAAAGAACCTGAAGGGCAAAGGGTTTTTTATCAGCAGCCGAAAAAAGTTAAAAACGGCACTTTCGATAGTTTGGTCGATTTTAGTCAGTATGGTGCTGGTAATTATTTGGCTCACATCGCTATTGTCGACAAGGATAAGCGTCTTGATACTCATATTCCGTTCTCTGTTGGCCTGGAATCGGTTCCGGGAAAAAGCTATATGCTGCAGATTGTGATGATCGGAAGCTTGTTGTTGCTGGCTTATATATTACTGAAGTTAGCGAATAAGGAAGCGATCAATCACTCACCTGAGACATGATCGAATGGTACAGGCGAGTCAAACGAACTTAGGGGAATATAACTATGAATATGACTCAATTAAAGGTTTATTTTTTAAGAATTAATTCTTGGCAGAAAGTGCTATTCGGGTTACCGATATTAGTAATGGTTGTCATGCTTTTGATGGATCATAGTGGCGACTCGGTACAATTGGGGCAAGCCGTGTATCGGCCTGAGATGCTGCAACGTCTTTGCAAAGCTGATCAACTCAGTGGAGACGCTGGAGAGACTTATGGCGAAGAAACCGAAAACGGCATCAAATACAATGTCCGCACACCAGCCAATTATGATGCATCCGTTGCCCACCCACTATTACTGGTATTTTCTCCGGCAGGATCGAATCGGGCTAAAACCGAAAAAACAACTGGATTCACTTTTCCTGCTACCCAAGCCGGTTTCATCGTGGCCTATGCGGATCATCCGGAATTGTCGCCCAGCACTACCGTAGAATTAGGCACCATTCCCAGCTTAATGGCTAAAAAGTGGTGTATTGATGAAAAACAAGTCTATGTTACCGGACATTCCGATGGAGGGACTTCGGCGATGGCATTAGCATTTATGACTGGCACACGACACATCCCACGTGCCATTGCGCCGAGCGCAGCAGGGGTTGCGTATGATGATTTACGCGACCGAAGATGCCCTGAACCCTTGCCGGTTATGGTTATGCACAGCAGCAAGGATCGCCTGTTTCCTGGTTATGGTCAGCAAGCGGTGGGTTGGTGGGCGGCTTGTAATAAATGTGATCCTATTCCGGATAAAATCGCAAATGGTTGCTTCTCTTATTCAGGGTGTGCCGGGGGCGTAAAAACGTTGTACTGTGAAGGTGATCAAATCCATTCACATTGGCCCGAGCGAAGTCAGGATATCATCGAGTTTTTTGTGTCAGCGACTCAAGTTAGCCCACGGGGGGCAAAGTGAAATTTGCTCTATATGAATCGCAGTGGGTGCAAAGGTATCCATTCAATTTTAAAGGTATTAGTTTATGGAAAAATATGAAGGAAGTTGCGCGTGTGGCACTATTAGATATTTTTTTGAAGGCGAACCTATTAATTCGGCATTCTGCTACTGCAAGGAATGTCAAGTGCATACTGGTTCGGATAAATGGTTCGTGTTATGGGTGCCAAAAGATAAATTCTCTTTCACAAAAGGTTCTCCTTCGTCGTTTACGCGGAAAGGTGATTCCGGGGAAAACGTCAATTATCAGTTTTGTGGGGCTTGCGGCACAACCTTGTGTGCTGAAATAACTGCAGGAGATTTTTATTCAGTCGCAGCCTCAACATTAGCTGGCAACAAAAACTTATCTCCCAAAATGGCAATTTATACTGCTTCAGCTCCAAACTGGGCAGTGTTTCCAGAAGGCGTACCCAAATTTGCTGCCTTGCCTCCTGATTTTAGTGCTTAAATGCCTAACAAGTCAGTCAAAAGGACGCGCCGCCCGTTGGCGGTTTTGGAGTTTCAGTTTGTGAATGGTGCAACGCGGTGATTCAACTAAAACCGTATACACAAACCTGTATTGAACAATGAGAGACCAAATGAGAATTTTTTTGGCAGCCGTAATTATTATTTCTTTCGCAGGTTCTGCATTAGCTCAGGAAAAAATCGATCGCATGCGCGCTGTTACCATGGAATCGTTTACGCCGGATACTGTGAAGTGGAATGACGAACGGCTACTCCCTAAAGGCGCCAAAAGTGTAGTTCTAGTTGGTGACCCAAACAAAGCAGGAGTTTTTATCGTTTGGCTGAAATTTCCGTCCAATTATCCGATTCCACCGCATATACACCCATTTACAGAAGTAATTACAGTCCTGCGCGGCAAATTAGGAAATGGTATAGGTGAAACATTCGACACAAATAAGGGCGAGATGCTTAAAGCAGGTTCCAGTTTTGTGCTACCCGCAGGTCACACCCATTATGTCTGGACAACTGATGAGGAAACAGTCATCGAGCTAATCGCCACTGGGCCATGGGGTATTACTTATACCAATCCTGCCGATGATCCACGCAAGAAGAAATAGCGCGTAGGTAGAGTGAACTTGCGAACCACAACAAAATT comes from the Methylomonas sp. LL1 genome and includes:
- the recD2 gene encoding SF1B family DNA helicase RecD2, which gives rise to MMSQAAPAHADNPVEKLHGSIERVTFHSEASGFCVLRVKVKGYRELITVIGSAASVTAGEYIECLGCWVNDRQHGQQFKTISLKIVPPTTLDGIEKYLGSGMVKGIGPHFAKKLVKAFGEQVFDVIEQTPERLLELPGIGKKRQERVTSAWAEQKVIREIMVFLQSHGVGTSRSMRIYKTYGDQSIEKVRENPYRLALDIHGVGFKTADTLAQKLGIGPQSLLRAQAGVRHVLQEWSGEGHCAAIRSKLCEMAAKLLEIPLSIIDQAIAAELTEGNLIPEIDGSDEFIFLTPLHRAEIGCAAHLNRLNQGDAPWGVIDADKAIPWVEEQTGMTLSQSQAAAVRLVLQHKVSVITGGPGVGKTTLVNSLLKILKAKRVRIGLCAPTGRAAKRLAESTGMEAKTVHRLLEFDPTQFAFKHNDENPLDLDCLVIDESSMMDVVLMNQLLKAIPTEAAVLIVGDVDQLPSVGPGSVLADIIDSGQIATVRLTEIFRQASTSKIITNAHRINQGQMPLVDKTEGISDFYCLYAETPEEIFAKLMQVVLERIPQRFHFHPVNDVQILTPMNRGGLGARSLNIELQARLNGHSEPKITRFGNTYAPGDKVIQRINNYDKEVFNGDIGVIKSIDLEESQVKILFDDREIDYEFSDLDEITLAYATSVHKSQGSEYPVVVIPMAMQHFMLLERNLLYTGVTRGKKLVIVIAQPKALAMAVKNQQSQRRITHLAARLNENT
- a CDS encoding TraK domain-containing protein codes for the protein MKRLFFPWLLATFTQGSWAGDDLPVTVLPPVTTVAEESPASPSQPVFPSQPDFGIELPPVDASILKAAKQQATASNSASVTSIGPQHIAVKPGINELMPIAVGHLNRLVTPFEHPVVTTTSQATTSTKGKIVYVATADETPVTLYITPGDNQDIALSLTLIPKRIPAREIHLDLDKDSYQLLNQWQRADATSRTSRQQEQVYIIQLKALFRDLGLQKTPAGYSLREPKPQEQIRCLQNRVQIKTGQVLEGQDRLILVGLAKNTGSDMLEFDERSCATTQQDVLAVSVWPNVVLKPQEATELYVVVRQAPEASNSLRPSLLGGGQP
- a CDS encoding TraE/TraK family type IV conjugative transfer system protein; protein product: MRWSEFLQTWDGHEAENRFSRVIIIGLLVVCVITSLAAWRTERSIILVPPTLTQEVEVTRSQASSEFKESWGLFLAELLGNTTPANADFLKTAVEPLLAPDIYRSVLDAMSDQIKAIKMDRVAISFTPRHVDYEAETNKVFVSGELKSQGPSSKPDVKPRTYEFIIAIKNYRPRLEYIDVYPDSPRTLARLKATQGQPHEAQP
- a CDS encoding GFA family protein gives rise to the protein MEKYEGSCACGTIRYFFEGEPINSAFCYCKECQVHTGSDKWFVLWVPKDKFSFTKGSPSSFTRKGDSGENVNYQFCGACGTTLCAEITAGDFYSVAASTLAGNKNLSPKMAIYTASAPNWAVFPEGVPKFAALPPDFSA
- a CDS encoding EthD family reductase, with the protein product MKTAKLIVMYPTPTDLKTFERRYADEHVPMAVEKLVGKTRLVASLILSNADKSAAQFHRIAEVYFPSLAELKACLNSPGGQETAQHAVEISSGGEPLFLISEVETFDF
- a CDS encoding integration host factor subunit beta, whose product is MTKSQLIERISLKLPHLQQRDVEMAINITIDVMTHHLAHGQRIEIRGFGRFSVIQRAARMGRNPKTGEQVSLPIRHATHFKPGLDLRERVSLSRDRFPLIKD
- a CDS encoding alpha/beta hydrolase family esterase; translated protein: MNMTQLKVYFLRINSWQKVLFGLPILVMVVMLLMDHSGDSVQLGQAVYRPEMLQRLCKADQLSGDAGETYGEETENGIKYNVRTPANYDASVAHPLLLVFSPAGSNRAKTEKTTGFTFPATQAGFIVAYADHPELSPSTTVELGTIPSLMAKKWCIDEKQVYVTGHSDGGTSAMALAFMTGTRHIPRAIAPSAAGVAYDDLRDRRCPEPLPVMVMHSSKDRLFPGYGQQAVGWWAACNKCDPIPDKIANGCFSYSGCAGGVKTLYCEGDQIHSHWPERSQDIIEFFVSATQVSPRGAK
- the traL gene encoding type IV conjugative transfer system protein TraL encodes the protein MEPVAIPQSIDDPIHILLWSADEIVPFMVSMLTGMLIDQFIPGLALGLIAVKFYRRFRDNRPDGYTLHALYWLGLLPSRAQTIPNPYIRRFLP
- a CDS encoding cupin domain-containing protein, whose amino-acid sequence is MRIFLAAVIIISFAGSALAQEKIDRMRAVTMESFTPDTVKWNDERLLPKGAKSVVLVGDPNKAGVFIVWLKFPSNYPIPPHIHPFTEVITVLRGKLGNGIGETFDTNKGEMLKAGSSFVLPAGHTHYVWTTDEETVIELIATGPWGITYTNPADDPRKKK
- a CDS encoding LysR family transcriptional regulator produces the protein MEMQQIRYFLAVCDKGSFTRAAQATYVAQPSLTQAIKKLEDELGGELFSRDRGGCRLTALGRLIEPSIRDIVRKTQAVKAEAVRFSRLNTVPLRIGVMTTIAAHHLSPFFADFQQERPHVELELVVDSECNLLNQLDEDGLDLVISAPTSLPAGHYQSLKLYEERYVVVFNDKHRFNQLQQIDLATIQTEPYLDRLNCELRETLRSICQGQQVDLYAAYRSNSEEWILSMVRAGIGVALMPEFTITKNADKIRVRYLSDPEIRRTICAIFPPTSAAKPEVAEVLKSLRIGF